A section of the Methanosarcina mazei S-6 genome encodes:
- a CDS encoding DUF7839 domain-containing protein: protein MIKILQTKSGVTKFQVLIEIAAHQPNVRQKEIAAKIGITPQAVSEYIKELVNDGLIVTEGRVRYRITKEGVEWVLENATEMKQYARFVMEDIISHVSTWTAITREEVKEGQQVYLKMDHGLLYVSSREVTGASGAIISDAAEGEDVGVTSLKGLIDLENATITICKVPRVERGGSRKVDLERLKMLADAKPYIAAIGVESLIALRKIGISPNVMFGTNESVIEAAYHGLSSLVVSVDEQVSALLNRLETENLEYELVDLTVE from the coding sequence ATGATTAAAATCCTCCAGACCAAGAGCGGAGTCACCAAATTTCAGGTCCTCATTGAGATTGCAGCCCACCAGCCCAATGTAAGGCAGAAAGAAATTGCCGCAAAAATAGGAATAACCCCCCAGGCAGTTTCCGAATACATTAAGGAGCTTGTGAATGACGGGCTGATCGTCACCGAGGGCCGTGTCCGGTACAGGATAACGAAAGAAGGCGTAGAGTGGGTTCTTGAGAATGCAACCGAAATGAAGCAGTATGCCCGCTTTGTCATGGAGGATATAATCAGCCATGTCTCTACCTGGACAGCCATTACAAGAGAGGAGGTCAAAGAGGGCCAGCAGGTCTACCTGAAAATGGATCACGGACTCCTCTATGTAAGCAGCAGGGAAGTAACAGGCGCATCAGGCGCCATTATATCCGACGCCGCTGAAGGAGAAGATGTAGGAGTAACCAGCCTCAAGGGCCTTATAGACCTGGAAAATGCAACCATCACGATCTGCAAGGTTCCGAGGGTTGAGCGCGGAGGGTCAAGAAAAGTTGACCTCGAGCGCCTGAAGATGCTGGCAGACGCAAAACCCTATATAGCAGCAATAGGCGTTGAGTCTTTAATCGCACTCCGCAAGATAGGCATAAGCCCGAATGTAATGTTCGGGACAAACGAATCCGTTATTGAGGCTGCATATCACGGGCTTTCATCCCTTGTGGTTTCTGTGGACGAACAGGTCTCTGCTCTTCTTAACAGGCTGGAAACCGAAAACCTCGAGTATGAACTCGTTGACCTGACAGTCGAATAA
- a CDS encoding ArsR family transcriptional regulator, which translates to MGKRTRIINDPSYLVPLLRTFGSRTHKKIFDALSNKWMTRAEIDEFIGTDSSKSLHILKKAGLLESQWRVPEAGQKPSKEYHSSYSKVQVNFQCSFEDLSDIIMLTFKPYEEVKDAMEELERLVEEGNTSMSNLTRTLNRNPFYICAVARRSERLSVMGQRLKLIEDVEENYD; encoded by the coding sequence ATGGGTAAACGAACTCGAATAATTAACGATCCTTCCTATTTAGTACCATTACTCAGGACTTTTGGATCCAGAACCCATAAAAAAATATTCGACGCACTTTCTAACAAATGGATGACCAGAGCGGAAATCGATGAGTTTATAGGCACAGACTCATCAAAAAGCCTTCATATTCTGAAAAAAGCCGGGCTCCTTGAAAGCCAGTGGAGAGTTCCCGAAGCAGGGCAAAAACCCTCGAAAGAATACCACAGTTCTTATTCAAAGGTCCAGGTGAACTTCCAGTGTTCTTTTGAAGACCTCAGCGACATTATTATGCTGACCTTCAAGCCTTATGAAGAGGTTAAGGACGCTATGGAGGAACTTGAAAGACTGGTAGAAGAAGGCAATACCTCGATGAGCAACCTCACAAGGACTCTTAATAGGAATCCGTTCTATATCTGTGCTGTTGCCCGCAGGTCCGAAAGGCTTTCAGTAATGGGGCAGAGATTAAAATTAATTGAAGATGTAGAGGAGAATTACGATTGA